The Sphaerisporangium siamense genome includes the window GCCTCCCGGAGGTCAGCGAGGAGGAGCCGTTCGCGCCCGGTCTGCCGGTGTACAAGGTGGTGGGAAAGGTCTTCGCGATCTACCAGCCCGACCCACCGGCGCAGATCACGCTGAAGTGCGATCCCGCGCGGGCGCTGCACCTGCGCGACGAGTATCCGGCGATCGTGCCCGGGTACCACGTCAACAAGCGGCTGTGGAACACGGTGAGCCTCGACGGCAGCGTTCCCGACGATCTGCTCGCCGATCTGATGCGCCATTCCTACGAACAGGCCGCGGCGGGGTTGCGCAAGGCCGATCGCGAACGAGTACTCGATCGACTTGACCGGGCCGGGCCAATTTAACGCGCAATTACCGCGAACCTAATCAAGTACGCTCCTCTTGCTCTCCGAACCGCCATGGATGACGCCCGTGTGTCAGGATCCTTTCAGCCCAAGGACACGCCTCATCCGTCGAAAGGAGAGACCAGTGGCCAGAACGACTCTTTGGACCTCCAGCGCCGCAGTCCGTCCGGAAAAGTACGAGGGCGGCCTGGAGCAGGGCACGCACACCGGCGGAACCTCGACCTTCGAGATCCCCGCCGGGCAGGAAGTCTGGTTCCACTTCCCGCTCCCGACCCCGTGGCTGGTGAACGACCTGGCTTACTACCTGGAGCGGGTCGCGATCCTCTGGGAGACGGACAACGCGCAGGTCACCGAGGTCGCGGCCTACCACGGCCCGGGTGAGCGCTACACCCTCTCCACGGTTCCGCAGGAGGGCAGCTACCTGCAGGCCGGGCCGGACATCCCCGACAACACCTACACCGTCCAGACCGACGCGGGCGACCGGCCGAGAACCGGCTACGGCGTGCAGGCGTCCATCAAGGTGAAGGCGAACGGCGGCGCGGGCCGCGTCACGTTCGGCGGCGCCGGCGCGACGTTCCACGACACCCCTCTTCGTGGACACCGCGAGGCGGTAGCCCGGCAGTAAAACGCGAGATTTCGGATCGTCTTTCCGAGGAAAAGGCTGGTGGACTCCGGACGCACCGGAGTTCACCGGCTTTTCTTTTTCACCACCCCTATCGGGGACGGCGCGAAAAAGAAAAGTAAATCCGGTGCGCGGCGCGAAAAAGAAGCGCGTGACCCGGCGCCGGGCGAAAATCGAACGCGCCGCCCGGCGCGGGCCCGGAGATCGCCCGGTACCGCGCCGGGGCGCGGGACCGGGCGATCGCGGTCAGTCGGCGACGAGCCGGCAGCACGGCGCGTACGCCGCCACCAGGACCTCCTCGCCGGGATCGTCCAGCACGGTCGGCGCGGCCAGGCCGTCCAGCACGATGAACCGCAGCCGCGAGCCCCGCGCCTTCTTGTCGATCCGCATCGCCTCCAGCAGGTCGGGCCACACGTCGGGCCGGTAGGTGGTGGGCAGGCCCAGCATCATGAGGATCTCGGCGTGCCGGTCCGCGGTCGCGTCGTCGAGGTGGCCGGTGATGCGGCCCAGCTCGGCGGCGTAGCACATCCCGACCGAGACGGCCGACCCGTGCCGCCACCTGTACCGCGCCACCTTCTCGATGGCGTGCCCGAGCGTGTGGCCGTAGTTCAGGAACTGCCGGCGCCCGTGGTCGCGCATGTCCTCGGTGACGATCTCGGCCTTGATCCGGGCCGCGCGCTCGATGATGTCGCGGAGCTGCGGCGTGCCGGGCGTCGTGACGGCCTCGGTGCCGGCCTCGATGGTGTCCAGGATGACCGGGTCGGCGATGAAGCCGATCCTCACGACCTCGGCCAGGCCGTTGACCAGCTCGATCTCCGGCAGCGTTTCGAGCAGGCCGAGGTCGCAGACCACCCCGGCCGGCGCGTGGAACGCGCCGACCAGGTTCTTGCCCGCGGGGATGTTGATCGCGGTCTTGCCGCCGATCGCGCCGTCCACCATCGCGGTCAGCGAGGTCGGCACCTGCACGATGGGCACGCCGCGCAGCCAGGTCGCCGCGACGAACCCCGCGAGGTCGGTGGTGGCGCCGCCGCCGACGGCCACGACGGCGTCGGAACGGGTGAATCCGAGGCGCGCGAGCTCGTTCCAGCAGTGCGCGGCGACCGCGTGGTCCTTGGCCTGTTCGCCGTCGGGCACCGCGATGAGCTCCGCCTCGTGGCCGTGCGCGCGCAGGTCGCCGGCGATGGCGTGCGCGGTGTCCTTCATCGTCTGGCAGTGGATCACCGCGGCCCGTCCGGAGCCGCTCAGCAAGGCTGGTACTTCCGTTAGTGCGTCATCGCCGATGACGATCTCGTACGCGGCCGAACCGCCTACCGGGATGCGCGTCAAGTCAGCACTGGACACAGGTCACCAACTTCCGTCCTAGCGGTCCGGACGATTATCCGTGCCGGTCGCGACGGGGTCAGCAGGGACTTGACATATCGCCGCCACGTTTCGT containing:
- a CDS encoding MmcQ/YjbR family DNA-binding protein; the encoded protein is MSPEEIAELLLGLPEVSEEEPFAPGLPVYKVVGKVFAIYQPDPPAQITLKCDPARALHLRDEYPAIVPGYHVNKRLWNTVSLDGSVPDDLLADLMRHSYEQAAAGLRKADRERVLDRLDRAGPI
- a CDS encoding DUF6623 family protein: MARTTLWTSSAAVRPEKYEGGLEQGTHTGGTSTFEIPAGQEVWFHFPLPTPWLVNDLAYYLERVAILWETDNAQVTEVAAYHGPGERYTLSTVPQEGSYLQAGPDIPDNTYTVQTDAGDRPRTGYGVQASIKVKANGGAGRVTFGGAGATFHDTPLRGHREAVARQ
- the aroB gene encoding 3-dehydroquinate synthase → MTRIPVGGSAAYEIVIGDDALTEVPALLSGSGRAAVIHCQTMKDTAHAIAGDLRAHGHEAELIAVPDGEQAKDHAVAAHCWNELARLGFTRSDAVVAVGGGATTDLAGFVAATWLRGVPIVQVPTSLTAMVDGAIGGKTAINIPAGKNLVGAFHAPAGVVCDLGLLETLPEIELVNGLAEVVRIGFIADPVILDTIEAGTEAVTTPGTPQLRDIIERAARIKAEIVTEDMRDHGRRQFLNYGHTLGHAIEKVARYRWRHGSAVSVGMCYAAELGRITGHLDDATADRHAEILMMLGLPTTYRPDVWPDLLEAMRIDKKARGSRLRFIVLDGLAAPTVLDDPGEEVLVAAYAPCCRLVAD